The proteins below come from a single Rosa rugosa chromosome 2, drRosRugo1.1, whole genome shotgun sequence genomic window:
- the LOC133734461 gene encoding uncharacterized mitochondrial protein AtMg00310-like, translated as MGIRSVHNPGSYLGLPTIWGRSKVYALAYVKDNIAKKILGWNNSHLSQAGKEIMIKSVAMAVPAYTMSVFKFPTTLCNKINYALADFWWGSASSPGIHWKNWGSLSLPKSEGGMGFCGLADFNLAFLAKQGWRILSTSNALWVSVLKSRYVPHCSFLEATRGTSPSSAWASILAGRAIMSQSSIWQIGSGQNVDFWRDNWIQRYPSFNLLSHMPTVAPIVSVN; from the coding sequence ATGGGCATTCGATCTGTTCATAATCCGGGCTCATACCTCGGCCTTCCCACCATTTGGGGAAGATCCAAAGTTTATGCTCTTGCTTATGTTAAAGACAACATTGCCAAAAAGATATTGGGCTGGAACAATTCACATCTTTCACAAGCTGGGAAAGAGATTATGATCAAATCTGTGGCAATGGCAGTTCCCGCATATACGATGTCAGTTTTCAAGTTTCCCACCACCTTATGTAACAAGATCAATTATGCTCTTGCTGATTTTTGGTGGGGTAGTGCCTCTTCTCCGGGAATCCACTGGAAAAACTGGggatctctgtctcttccaaaATCGGAAGGGGGTATGGGGTTTTGCGGTCTAGCTGATTTTAATCTAGCCTTCTTGGCCAAACAAGGCTGGCGTATTCTCTCCACTTCGAATGCTTTGTGGGTGTCTGTTCTTAAAAGTCGCTACGTTCCCCATTGTTCCTTCCTTGAAGCTACTCGGGGAACGTCCCCTTCCTCGGCTTGGGCCAGCATCCTTGCAGGCCGAGCTATTATGAGCCAAAGTTCTATTTGGCAGATTGGTTCTGGCCAAAATGTAGATTTTTGGCGAGACAATTGGATACAAAGGTACCCTTCTTTCAACCTTCTCTCCCACATGCCTACAGTGGCGCCTATTGTGTCAGTTAATTAG